CGCGTCGCCGATGGCGTCGTATCGATCGGCCAGTTCGGCCCGGTGGTTGGGGACCGAGATGTCCGCGGCCGGGTTCTCGTAGCGGGGCTGGCTCCACGGGGTCCCCGTCGTCGTGAGGTGGCCGGCGAGCGCGTCTTCGACCAGGTCCGGAACGGCGAACTCGAAGCTCAACTGCGGCCCGGTGAACTCCGCGATGTGTTCGCGCTCGGTGCTCGGAACGAGTTCGTACTCGATGTCGGCGTCGCCCGACCGCTCGCCGTGCTGGAAGACGAGTCCCGTTTCGCGGGTCGGGAGGTCCGTCGGCGGCGACGTCAGCGCGTCGAGCGATCGGACGGTTATGTCGCCCGAGATGAGCGACTCCTGCGTGACGGACGGCAACTTCTCGTGTTCGTAGATCGGCTCGCCCTCGTACTCCGGGACGACGTAGGGAAGCTGCGAGCCCTCGTCCCGCGGCAAGCCGTACGCCAGCGGGTAGTCGGCGAGGTCCTCGATCCCCTCGATCGCCGTGTTCGTGATGTCCGCGAACAGGTCCCCGTCGGGGAGCCGCTGAAACCGATCGGCGACGTCGTTGACGGACAGTGCGCTCGAGTGCGAGCCCAGTTCCGAGAGGATTCGCGGAACCATCTCGGGGTCGGGATCCAGAAACTCGTTGTTGGGGACCTTCCGGGAGTGGGAACTGGCGACGTACAGCTGGGGCTCGTCGGTCTCCGTATCGACGAAGACGTGCAACACTTCCCAGTCGTGCCAGTGGAAGTTGGTCGTGAACTGGTCGAACGCCGAGTAACACCAGAACTGGACCACGGCGAGCGGCGACTCCTCGTACTCGACGGCGTGGTAGAGGACCGTCGGGTTCGGCGGCTCGCCGTCGCTGTATTGCTCGTGGTAGCCGTCGAAGGCGTCGAACCCGTCGACGATCGTCTCGCCGTCACGCTCGCTGGTGTACGGCTCCGGATCCGTCGGGAACCACGGTTCGCGGCTGTCGAAGTACAGCGTCGGGGCGAATCGCGTCGCCAACTCGCGAGCCGTCTCGTCGTCGAGCTGGCTCGTCTCGCCGTCGTCGCCCTGTTCGAACGCCGAACAGCCGGCGAGCCCGGTCGCGCTGAGACCGACGATCGCGCCGAGGACCGTTCGCCGATCCAGGTCGACCGTCGTCTCGTCGGTCACGTCGTATCACGACTCCGCTGAACGGTCAGCACTAATACATTATTGAGGAACCCCGTTTCGGACATACCTCTTCATGAGTCTCTCCGCAGAATAATCCTTCTGTCCGACTTAGTCACTAACTGTGTCTTCTTTGATACGATGGGCCGCGTCGAATCGATAGTCCGACCGAAACGGCGGACGATCGATCGCACGACGGCCGTCGGATCGGACCCGGACGACCCTCAGCGGGTCCGCTCTTCGCCGCCGAACTCGCGGCGAACTCGCGCTCGCTCGTCACCGGTCACTCCGTAGCAGTCGAACACGCGATCCGCGATCCGCTCGTCGATCGTCGCGATCCGCTCGTCCAGCGCCGCGGCACGAGCGCGCTCCTCCTCGAACTCCCGGAGGCCGTCCGCGACGTCTGCGAGCCGCGGCAGCGTGATGGCGGCGACGCGCTCGAGCGGCGAGGTCGTCTTCGTCGCGGATTTCCTGAAGTCGGCGAACCCGCGTCCCCTGTCGACGGCGGCGGGAACGAACGCCTCGAGGAGGGCCCGTCGCTCCTCGTCGACGGGTGCGAGTTCGAGTGCCGGAATCGGCTCGGTCTCCGCGTACCCCCACCGATCGGTCTCGCGTGACGCCTCGTCCGGTTTGTATCGAACGGTCGCCGACACGACGACCGACGATCCCTCCGTCGTCACGTCGACGGCACCGATTCGGAGGTCGGGCCACTCCGCGGTCATCGCCGTGAGCTTGGTCGTCGCAACCCCCGCAGCCCGGTGACAGCCGGCGAGATCGCCCAGCGCTTCGCCGTCGTCGTACTGGCCCAGGTGCTCGAGGACGTCCGGCGAGATCCCCGATCGCTCGCTCGTGAGCGCCAGCCGGTCGTCGACCGCGTCGACGAGCGCCGGATCCGGCCCCTCATCGAGTGCAATCGGAAACGCGTCGAACGTCGACTGGTTGATCTGCGGGAACACGGATCGGTACGCGGCGCGGGTGTAGTGGTGGTAGCAGTTCAGGAGCGGCGAGTTCAACACCCCGAGCAGGTGTTTGAGCTCGTCGCTCGAGTCCGAGTCAGCGCGGACGGTGTATGCCGACTTGATCGTCGCGCGGTCCGCATCGTCGTAGGTCCCGACGAGCGAGTCGCTGGTCTGCCTGAAGACGAGCTTCGGGCTCCGATAGATCTCCTCCCGTTTCGCCACGTCTTCCGGCCGGATATAGCGGATCGCGTCGTCCTCGAGCCCGTATCGATGCACTGCACCCCCGGGAACGATCGGTCGGCTATCCGGCCCCCCGCTCGACGCCAGACACGCGTCCCGTTTGCCGATCTCTTCGCCGCGCGAGACGGTGGCGAACGCCTCGAGCGGGGGGTGTCGATCGACGGTTTCGATGATCGATCGCACCGCTTCGTCGAGGGAGAGCAGGAACCGCGTCGCGTCCCGCTCCTCGAAGACGTGCTCGGGAATCCGATCGTACGCCAGTGACGACAAGCTCGATCGATCAGACGCATCGGCACAGCGTATTTCGCCCGCAGTATCGGCACTGATACAGACGACGGCACCCGTTTCGACGCCGGGAAACGCCGTTCCGATCCGGACGAGCCGCGAGAGCGGCGTCTCACCGAGCACGAACTCCCGGATCGGTTCGTTCTGTTCCCGGACGAGGATCGAATCGGGAACGACGACCCCGACGCGGCCGTCGCGCGACTGCCGAACGGCCTGTTCGTAGAAGGCGACGTAGAGGTCGAACTGCTCCCGGGTCGTCTCGAACGCGTCCGCGAGATAGGACCGAAGGCGCGAGTCGATACTCGCGCTACAGCCGGTACGGCCCGCCGTCGCGACCCAGGGCGGGTTCCCGACGACGGCGTCGAATCCGGCCGACCCGCTCGCCCCCGAGCCGTCGAGTATTTCGGGGAACTCCAGCGGCCAGTGGAAGTACCCCTCGTCGTCGGCCCGCTGCTGGGCGTCGTCGAACCACTCTTCTCGAGCGAGCCGGTCCCACGCGTCCGCATCGTCCACTGCGGCTGCCATGCGTTCGAACGCGTCGTCGGGCACCCCGTCCAGCCCGAACTCGAGCGCCGTTCGGACGTTCGCCATCGCCTCGAGCCGCCGATAGCGCTGGCGCTGGCCTCCCCGGACCGCCGCGGGTCCTCCCTCGAACTCCCCTCGACTCGCGGTCTCCGATCCTGTTCCGGTCGCGTCTCCGTCCGGATCGCGGGTCGCCGGTACCAGCTCGTCGATCGCCTCGCGGTCGCAGCCGACGAGCGCGTTCCCGGATTGCAGGTGGTGGCCGAGCGACTCCGGCGGCCGCTCGGCCGGCAGCGTTCGGAGCCACAGCGACAGTCTCGCGAGTTCGACGGCGAT
This portion of the Natrinema salinisoli genome encodes:
- a CDS encoding Eco57I restriction-modification methylase domain-containing protein gives rise to the protein MWFSVVAAYTERKARTDTPVVAGATVANDGGGDAVGDPTSVPTLMQHTPPYRTDRGLFSTRYLEDVLPETTAWNAIDAADLRETHDAVSACWERNATSNRTDVARDESVVRGVARALNMPVTEADRGETDGGCETDPVAVAPVGEWDHTPDTPGRDAADCGFRVPDYRIHEFLRETPARWAVLANGRRWRLYRASGTHRPDAYYEIDLPGVLEHGDREAFKYFYCFFRREAFLDDANGTCFCDEVASETETFAEELAADLEETAADALAVLAEGFRRHPDNGLDDEPDEETLELLSRSSRVYLYRLLFGFAAEREIDSLAGTTDRDERADGLHSLKREIATELDGSEPAYRLDTDDLQTRLEDLFERIDGKRTPDTSDTNGALPTNSGWLFDTAPDDDARRELQFLATHAIGDAFLATAIDRLARRPTPTDGDAARDRPFVDYSSLDARQLGDLYEGLLERTLTVADEPSALEDGGAPSGVDAVEEVVDAAGVSLTTERGERKTTGSYYTPASVVDYIVEHTLEPLVTEIREDVRATRSDREFAAAFARNVFDLNVLDPAMGCGHFLTRVVEYLACEVLDAQARQATRAGPSTIETSRDIHWARRRVAERCLYGVDCDPIAVELARLSLWLRTLPAERPPESLGHHLQSGNALVGCDREAIDELVPATRDPDGDATGTGSETASRGEFEGGPAAVRGGQRQRYRRLEAMANVRTALEFGLDGVPDDAFERMAAAVDDADAWDRLAREEWFDDAQQRADDEGYFHWPLEFPEILDGSGASGSAGFDAVVGNPPWVATAGRTGCSASIDSRLRSYLADAFETTREQFDLYVAFYEQAVRQSRDGRVGVVVPDSILVREQNEPIREFVLGETPLSRLVRIGTAFPGVETGAVVCISADTAGEIRCADASDRSSLSSLAYDRIPEHVFEERDATRFLLSLDEAVRSIIETVDRHPPLEAFATVSRGEEIGKRDACLASSGGPDSRPIVPGGAVHRYGLEDDAIRYIRPEDVAKREEIYRSPKLVFRQTSDSLVGTYDDADRATIKSAYTVRADSDSSDELKHLLGVLNSPLLNCYHHYTRAAYRSVFPQINQSTFDAFPIALDEGPDPALVDAVDDRLALTSERSGISPDVLEHLGQYDDGEALGDLAGCHRAAGVATTKLTAMTAEWPDLRIGAVDVTTEGSSVVVSATVRYKPDEASRETDRWGYAETEPIPALELAPVDEERRALLEAFVPAAVDRGRGFADFRKSATKTTSPLERVAAITLPRLADVADGLREFEEERARAAALDERIATIDERIADRVFDCYGVTGDERARVRREFGGEERTR